In Cryptococcus neoformans var. neoformans JEC21 chromosome 5 sequence, one genomic interval encodes:
- a CDS encoding endopeptidase, putative, with protein MGQAPSSGAGNNKKGNSKDNKDKPKWEPPVPTRIGKKKRRGPDASSRLPAVYPTTRCKLKLLKMERIQDYLLMEEEFVSNQASQSGEDRTAADRTRVDELRGSPMGVGTLEEIIDDDHAIVSSGGGSEYYVGIMSFVDKDLLEPGCSVLLHHKTHAVVGVLADDTDPMVSVMKLDKAPTESYADIGGLESQIQEIKESVELPLTHPELYEEMGIRPPKGVILYGVPGTGKTLLAKAVANQTSATFLRIVGSELIQKYLGDGPKLVRELFRVAEENAPSIVFIDEIDAIGTKRYDSTSSGEREIQRTMLELLNQLDGFDTRGDVKVIMATNKIENLDPALIRPGRIDRKIEFPLPDTKTKRHIFKLHTSRMSLADDVDIEELVMTKDELSGADIKAVCTEAGLLALRERRMRVTRTDFTTAREKVLYGKDENTPAGLYL; from the exons ATG GGTCAAGCACCATCCAGCGGCGCTGGAAACAATAAGAAAGGCAACTCCAAAGACAACAAAGACAAG CCTAAGTGGGAGCCCCCTGTGCCTACTCGTATCggtaagaagaagagacgcGGACCCGATGCGTCGTCCCGACTTCCAGCTGTATATCCCACCACTCGATGCAAACTCAAGTtattgaagatggagaggatacAAGACTACCTTCtcatggaagaggaatttGTGTCTAATCAGGCATCGCAGTCTGGTGAAGATAGGACGGCGGCAGATCGAACTCGGGTGGACGAGCTTCGTGGCTCGCCTATGGGAGTCGGCACTTTGGAAGAGATCATTGATGACGATCACGCCATTGTGTCTTCCGGAGGTGGATCTGAATACTATGTTGGGATCATGTCCTTCGTTGATAAGGACCTGCTTGAACCCGGTTGCTCAGTTCTCCTTCACCACAAGACGCACGCTGTTGTGGGAGTGCTTGCCGATGACACCGATCCCATGGTCTCTGTCATGAAACTTGATAAAGCCCCCACTGAAAGCTATGCTGATATTGGAGGCCTGGAAAGTCAAATTCAAGAAATCAAAGAGTCAGTTGAACTTCCACTTACACACCCCGAACTTTatgaagagatgggcaTCAGACCGCCCAAAGGTGTTATCTTGTATGGAGTACCTGGTACTGGAAAGACTCTTCTTGCAAAAGCCGTCGCCAATCAGACATCTGCAACATTTCTTCGTATAGTCGGCTCCGAACTCATTCAAAAGTATCTTGGCGATGGTCCAAAGCTTGTTCGGGAACTATTCAGGGTGGCTGAGGAAAACGCCCCAAgcatcgtcttcatcgATGAGATTGATGCCATCGGGACAAAAAGATATGACTCGACATCCAGTGGCGAACGGGAGATACAGCGTACAATGCTGGAGCTGTTAAATCAGCTGGACGGTTTTGATACGCGGGGTGATGTTAAAGTCATAATGGCAACCAACAAG ATTGAAAATCTCGACCCTGCGCTGATTCGTCCAGGTCGAATAGACAGGAAAATTG AATTCCCTCTTCCTGATACAAAGACTAAGAGACACATCTTTAAATTACACACATCGCGAATGTCTTTGGCAGATGATGTGGACATCGAGGAATTAGTCATGACCAAGGATGAACTATCTGGGGCAGACATTAAAGCCGTTTGCA CCGAGGCCGGTTTGCTGGCATTGAGGGAAAGGCGAATGAGGGTTACTCGTACC GATTTCACCACAGCACGAGAAAAAGTCCTGTATGGAAAAGACGAGAATACT CCCGCAGGCCTGTATCTCTAA